A stretch of Macadamia integrifolia cultivar HAES 741 chromosome 7, SCU_Mint_v3, whole genome shotgun sequence DNA encodes these proteins:
- the LOC122083550 gene encoding 5'-nucleotidase SurE-like, with amino-acid sequence MMTSVKNNFLPPALVSNLQEVLISRKGGEEEPSNKPDESLEAPSSSASETVNDCLKPIVLVTNGDGTESPGLTFLVEALVQEGQCNVHVCAPQSDKSVSGHSVTLREKLEVCSAEISGATAFEVSGTPADCVSLALSGALFSWSKPALVISGINKGSSCGHQIFYSGAVAGAREALICGVPSLSISLKWKKDESSESDFKDAVKVCLPLIHAAIRDIEKGVFPKSCSLNIEIPTSPLTNKGFKVTRQSLWRSLPSWQAVSANRHPSAGFMSNQQSLGLQLAQLSRDASAAGAARRIGTQRKNVEIESVGVAGKPDSQRVKKYFRLEFLEREQEETDEDLDFRALENGFVAITPLSLSSHAESETQASASEWIAATLFRDQ; translated from the exons ATGATGACTTCTGTAAAGAACAACTTCCTACCCCCTGCTCTCGTCTCTAATCTACAAGAAGTTCTTATTAGCAGAAAGGGCGGCGAAGAAGAACCTTCCAACAAGCCCGATGAATCCCTCGAAgctccttcttcttctgcttcggAGACTGTCAACGATTGCTTGAAACCCATTGTTCTAGTGACCAATGGGGATGGGACTGAATCACCTGGTCTTACCTTCCTTGTCGAAGCTCTCGTCCAAGAAGGTCAATGCAATGTTCACGTCTGCGCTCCTCAATC GGATAAATCCGTTTCGGGTCACTCTGTGACGCTCCGAGAGAAGCTTGAAGTGTGTTCCGCAGAGATTAGCGGGGCCACAGCATTTGAAGTTTCTG GAACTCCTGCTGATTGTGTCTCTTTAGCTTTGTCGGGTGCATTGTTTTCTTGGTCAAAACCAGCGCTg GTCATCAGTGGAATCAACAAGGGATCAAGTTGTGGTCATCAAAT TTTCTATTCAGGTGCTGTTGCCGGGGCAAGGGAAGCTTTGATCTGTGGTGTACCATCTCTTTCTATATCATTGAAGTG gaagaaagatgaaagcagTGAAAGTGATTTTAAAGATGCGGTTAAGGTGTGCTTACCGTTAATACATGCAGCCATAAGAGATATCGAGAAAGGAGTATTCCCCAAAAGTTGCTCTCTGAATATAGAGATTCCTACTTCTCCCTTGACAAACAAG GGCTTCAAAGTCACCAGACAGAGTCTGTGGAGGTCTCTTCCAAGTTGGCAAGCTGTCTCAGCTAACAGACATCCATCTGCTGGGTTCATGTCCAATCAACAGAGTCTTGGCCTCCAGCTTGCTCAGCTCAGCCGAGATGCATCTGCAGCT GGTGCAGCACGCCGCATTGGCACACAAAGGAAGAATGTGGAGATTGAATCAGTTGGGGTTGCTGGAAAACCAGATTCCCAACGAGTGAAGAAGTATTTCCGTCTAGAG TTTCTGGAAAGGGAGCAAGAAGAAACAGATGAGGATCTTGATTTCAGAGCACTTGAAAATGGCTTT GTTGCTATTACTCCTCTATCATTGTCATCACATGCTGAATCTGAAACTCAAGCATCTGCGTCTGAGTGGATTGCTGCTACTCTTTTCAGGGACCAATAA